Proteins from one Streptomyces genisteinicus genomic window:
- a CDS encoding Fic family protein has translation MTAGDSLSAWMRVRREADWHSAPVLGHHPPGRDGFRSWCEGPVRRRDPVRAERLLAAYGVAREDAARRTALDFALLARWQSHVLAAPEPPRFRAGDAWAKGGRERYGLTSRTRADFDACLHETTDPEHPLAARAARACLDVAFFHPFADGNARAALLTLVHVLAREGIVLPEVGPLQTTRYADDPAGAADLAVLIGVLGRHRP, from the coding sequence ATGACCGCCGGTGACAGCCTCTCGGCCTGGATGCGTGTGCGACGCGAGGCCGACTGGCACAGCGCGCCGGTCCTCGGGCACCACCCGCCCGGCCGCGACGGATTCCGGTCCTGGTGCGAAGGGCCGGTGCGCCGACGCGACCCGGTACGGGCGGAACGTCTGCTCGCGGCGTACGGCGTGGCCCGGGAGGACGCCGCACGCCGCACCGCCCTGGACTTCGCCCTGCTCGCCCGCTGGCAGAGCCATGTCCTCGCCGCACCGGAGCCGCCGCGGTTCCGTGCGGGCGACGCCTGGGCGAAGGGCGGCCGCGAGCGGTACGGCCTGACCTCCCGGACACGGGCCGACTTCGACGCCTGCCTCCACGAGACGACCGACCCGGAACACCCGTTGGCGGCCCGAGCCGCCCGCGCCTGCCTCGACGTGGCGTTCTTCCACCCCTTCGCCGACGGCAACGCCCGCGCCGCACTGCTGACCCTCGTCCACGTCCTGGCCCGGGAGGGCATCGTCCTGCCCGAGGTCGGGCCCCTCCAGACCACCCGCTACGCGGACGATCCGGCCGGTGCCGCCGACCTCGCCGTTCTCATCGGGGTGCTCGGCCGCCACCGGCCCTGA
- a CDS encoding phage holin family protein codes for MDPSHPRTSGHHEPVGELVKQASEQISTLLRQELALAQAEMKQKGKRFGRGGGLFGGAGLVAVVALQALVATAVIALALVWPLWLAALVVTVVLFGVAGVLAALGRKQVGAATPMAPQQAVRGVQADIARIKESAHR; via the coding sequence ATGGACCCATCACACCCCAGGACGTCCGGACACCACGAGCCGGTGGGCGAGCTGGTGAAGCAGGCGTCCGAGCAGATATCGACACTGCTGCGCCAGGAACTGGCGCTCGCGCAGGCCGAGATGAAGCAGAAGGGCAAGCGGTTCGGCAGGGGCGGCGGACTGTTCGGCGGTGCCGGACTCGTCGCGGTCGTCGCTCTCCAGGCGCTGGTCGCCACCGCGGTGATCGCCCTCGCGCTGGTGTGGCCGCTGTGGCTGGCCGCCCTGGTGGTGACCGTCGTGCTGTTCGGCGTCGCGGGGGTCCTCGCGGCCCTCGGCAGGAAGCAGGTCGGGGCCGCCACGCCCATGGCTCCCCAGCAGGCCGTACGCGGTGTCCAGGCGGACATCGCCCGGATCAAGGAGAGTGCTCACCGATGA
- a CDS encoding DUF3618 domain-containing protein — protein MTEKPDRGTHGATPAHEPTPEDLRQRIEGTREELGHTVEALAAKADVKAQAQEKAADAREKAAEAREKAADAAHRAQDKAALLLRSAKDSTPEPVREAASHAATAAGRNRGPVLAGAAVAALAAVVLLARRSRGHRF, from the coding sequence ATGACGGAGAAGCCGGACCGCGGCACACACGGCGCGACCCCCGCGCACGAGCCCACCCCCGAGGACCTGCGGCAGCGGATCGAGGGGACCCGTGAGGAGCTCGGACACACGGTCGAGGCGCTGGCCGCGAAGGCCGATGTGAAGGCGCAGGCGCAGGAGAAGGCGGCCGACGCCAGGGAGAAGGCCGCGGAGGCCAGGGAGAAGGCCGCCGACGCGGCCCACCGGGCGCAGGACAAGGCGGCACTCCTCCTGCGGTCGGCCAAGGACAGTACACCCGAGCCCGTACGGGAGGCCGCCTCGCACGCCGCGACCGCCGCCGGCCGCAACCGCGGGCCGGTGCTCGCCGGTGCCGCGGTCGCCGCGCTCGCCGCGGTGGTGCTGCTGGCCCGCAGGTCCCGCGGGCACCGCTTCTGA
- a CDS encoding lysozyme — protein sequence MSAARRVTVRRARPRSVTLLGALAATAALLVTSTGTAAAAPPPAGEHIPPGQAWMGAGTRIEQPVAGAARVTPLDTSGVQGIDISHWQGAINWNSVKGAGIDFAYIKATEGTTFKDSRFSANYTGSYNAGLIRGAYHFARPNASNGATQANYFASNGGAWSRDNQTLPGVLDIEHNPSGAMCYGLSTSAMRTWVNDFHATYKARTGRDVVIYTTASWWNTCTGSWTGMAAKAPLWIAHWGVSSPNVPSGFPTWTIWQYTATGRVSGVSGDVDRNKFNGSMSRLLALANNTA from the coding sequence ATGTCCGCAGCGCGCCGCGTCACCGTCCGCCGGGCCAGACCCAGGTCGGTCACCCTCCTGGGCGCCCTCGCCGCGACGGCCGCGCTCCTCGTGACGAGCACGGGCACGGCAGCGGCGGCGCCGCCGCCCGCCGGCGAGCACATCCCGCCCGGCCAGGCGTGGATGGGTGCCGGCACCCGCATCGAGCAGCCCGTCGCGGGCGCCGCCCGCGTCACGCCCCTGGACACCAGCGGCGTCCAGGGCATCGACATCTCGCACTGGCAGGGTGCCATCAACTGGAACTCGGTCAAGGGCGCGGGGATCGACTTCGCCTACATCAAGGCGACCGAGGGCACCACGTTCAAGGACTCCCGCTTCAGCGCGAACTACACCGGCTCCTACAACGCCGGCCTGATCCGCGGCGCCTACCACTTCGCCCGGCCGAACGCCTCCAACGGGGCGACCCAGGCCAACTACTTCGCCTCCAACGGCGGGGCGTGGTCGCGGGACAACCAGACGCTGCCCGGCGTCCTCGACATCGAGCACAACCCCTCGGGTGCCATGTGCTACGGACTGTCGACGTCGGCCATGCGCACCTGGGTCAACGACTTCCACGCCACCTACAAGGCGCGCACCGGCCGCGACGTCGTCATCTACACGACGGCGAGCTGGTGGAACACCTGCACCGGCAGCTGGACGGGGATGGCAGCCAAGGCGCCGCTGTGGATCGCCCACTGGGGCGTCAGCAGTCCCAACGTCCCCAGTGGCTTCCCGACCTGGACCATCTGGCAGTACACCGCCACGGGCAGGGTCTCCGGCGTCTCGGGTGACGTCGACCGGAACAAGTTCAACGGCTCGATGAGCCGGCTGCTCGCCCTGGCGAACAACACCGCCTGA
- a CDS encoding glutamate--cysteine ligase 2, which translates to MRSVGVEEELLLVDADSGAPLAVSGAVLASADRQSWQPGGPGVQEHPFEPELHKEQLEFATRPVTEMGRLQEEITRSRQEAARHADTVGARVAALATSPLPVQPSLNAGTRYRWMGEQFGLTTQEQLTCGCHVHVSVTSDEEGVAVLDRIRPWLAVLTAMSANSPFWQGQDSDYASYRSRVWNRWPSSGPVDVFGSADRYHDQVDAMVASGVLRDEGMIYFDARLSAAYPTVEVRVADVCLDATTPVLLAALVRALVETSSREWQEGLPPARIATGLLRLASWRAGRSGLDGPLLHPETMRETSAADAVHALCRHVGDALADHGDDDLVREGVARLLATGNGARVQRRLLSEEGSLGRVVTRCALMTTGALPQPG; encoded by the coding sequence ATGCGAAGCGTGGGCGTGGAAGAGGAACTGCTGCTGGTGGACGCGGACAGCGGTGCGCCTCTGGCCGTCTCGGGGGCCGTGCTGGCGTCGGCCGACCGTCAGTCCTGGCAGCCCGGCGGGCCCGGGGTGCAGGAGCACCCGTTCGAACCCGAACTCCACAAGGAGCAACTGGAGTTCGCCACCCGCCCGGTCACCGAGATGGGCCGGCTCCAGGAGGAGATCACCCGCAGCCGCCAGGAAGCCGCGCGGCACGCGGACACCGTCGGCGCCCGGGTCGCCGCGCTGGCGACCTCCCCGCTGCCCGTGCAGCCGAGCCTGAACGCGGGTACGCGCTACCGGTGGATGGGCGAGCAGTTCGGCCTGACCACCCAGGAGCAGCTGACCTGCGGCTGCCACGTGCACGTGTCGGTCACGTCCGACGAGGAGGGCGTGGCCGTGCTGGACCGGATACGGCCCTGGCTCGCCGTGCTGACGGCGATGAGCGCCAACTCGCCCTTCTGGCAGGGCCAGGACAGCGACTACGCCAGCTACCGCAGCCGCGTGTGGAACCGGTGGCCCTCGTCGGGCCCGGTCGACGTCTTCGGCTCCGCGGACCGGTACCACGACCAGGTGGACGCGATGGTGGCGAGCGGCGTCCTCCGGGACGAGGGCATGATCTACTTCGACGCCCGGCTCTCCGCCGCCTACCCCACCGTGGAGGTCCGGGTCGCCGACGTGTGCCTGGACGCCACCACCCCCGTCCTGCTCGCCGCCCTCGTCCGCGCCCTGGTCGAGACGTCCTCCCGGGAGTGGCAGGAGGGTCTGCCGCCGGCGCGGATCGCCACCGGGCTGCTGCGGCTCGCCTCCTGGCGGGCGGGACGGTCCGGGCTCGACGGCCCGCTGCTGCATCCGGAGACCATGCGGGAGACGTCCGCCGCCGACGCCGTCCACGCACTCTGCCGCCACGTGGGCGACGCCCTCGCCGACCACGGCGACGACGACCTCGTCCGGGAGGGCGTGGCACGCCTGCTCGCGACCGGCAACGGCGCACGCGTCCAGCGGCGGCTCCTCTCGGAGGAGGGAAGCCTCGGCCGGGTCGTGACGCGCTGCGCCCTGATGACGACGGGAGCGCTGCCCCAGCCGGGCTGA